A portion of the Lolium rigidum isolate FL_2022 chromosome 1, APGP_CSIRO_Lrig_0.1, whole genome shotgun sequence genome contains these proteins:
- the LOC124656634 gene encoding uncharacterized protein LOC124656634: protein MEMERMLGCQIPAFGVWNYCSDLPITQYFDLAMQARLLKRAQIKVIRREVEKQSDTDGAELLREEGDGGNGKGARVSDSAVKRMVAVGPVDEDLYKVPRPLIYQKPRKMRKVVWSLWIGCLGLDCIA from the exons ATGGAGATGGAG AGGATGCTCGGCTGCCAGATCCCGGCGTTCGGGGTGTGGAACTACTGCAGCGACCTGCCCATCACGCAGTACTTTGACCTCGCCATGCAGGCCAGGCTGCTCAAGCGCG CCCAGATCAAG GTGATAAGGAGAGAAGTAGAGAAGCAGAGCGACACTGACGGCGCCGAGCTGCTGCGGGAGGAGGGTGATGGCGGCAACGGCAAGGGAGCTAGAGTGTCTGACAGCGCAGTGAAGCGTATGGTTGCTGTTGGCCCTGTGGATGAGGACCTCTACAAGGTGCCACGGCCGCTCATATACCAAAAACCCAGAAAG ATGCGGAAGGTGGTCTGGAGCTTGTGGATTGGGTGCCTGGGGCTGGACTGCATTGCCTAA